The proteins below come from a single Gimesia alba genomic window:
- a CDS encoding diacylglycerol/lipid kinase family protein: MSTPWVAIQRNPISGTGKRASLLMDLIFQLKQNGIRPRLFSNRDRMQKHLSARSAEDQPVCVVAAGGDGTVQDVVNRYPDHKIAILPLGTENLLARYFGIEKSGQFVADMIARGCTREIDLCELNQRKFVLMASIGFDAAVVETLTHNRTGNISHLSYLKPIWKTLCAYPFEPLQITTAESEQEITAYHAIVVNIPAYGLNLNFAPHANDHDGLLDLILLRKKGIWSMLKYVLRIIRGTHLDIRSVQRLQAKQIRIHSAQPVPIQTDGDASGSTPVEIKVIPTAARFIVPCSSLPNDQ, encoded by the coding sequence ATGTCTACGCCCTGGGTCGCCATTCAACGAAACCCGATTTCCGGAACGGGAAAACGGGCCTCACTGCTGATGGATTTAATCTTCCAATTGAAGCAGAACGGGATTCGTCCGCGGCTGTTCTCCAACCGGGACCGCATGCAGAAGCATTTGTCAGCACGTTCCGCGGAAGACCAGCCGGTGTGTGTTGTTGCAGCGGGCGGAGATGGAACGGTTCAAGACGTCGTAAACCGTTATCCCGACCACAAGATCGCCATTCTGCCTCTAGGGACAGAAAATCTACTGGCCCGTTATTTCGGCATTGAAAAATCTGGTCAGTTTGTCGCGGACATGATCGCCAGAGGTTGTACGCGGGAGATTGATCTCTGCGAATTGAATCAGCGTAAGTTCGTTCTGATGGCCAGCATCGGCTTTGACGCGGCGGTTGTAGAAACGTTGACCCACAACCGCACCGGTAATATTTCTCACTTGAGCTATCTGAAACCGATCTGGAAAACGCTGTGCGCTTATCCATTTGAGCCGTTGCAGATTACGACCGCTGAGAGCGAGCAGGAAATCACCGCCTATCATGCGATTGTGGTGAACATTCCCGCGTATGGATTGAATTTGAACTTTGCGCCGCATGCGAACGACCATGACGGGCTGCTCGATTTGATTCTCCTGCGGAAAAAAGGGATCTGGAGTATGCTCAAATATGTGTTGCGAATTATCAGGGGGACGCACCTTGATATCAGAAGCGTGCAAAGGTTACAGGCAAAACAGATCCGGATTCATTCGGCTCAGCCGGTTCCGATTCAGACCGACGGCGACGCTTCCGGATCGACACCGGTTGAGATCAAAGTCATTCCTACGGCGGCCCGGTTTATTGTCCCTTGCTCATCACTGCCGAATGATCAATAA
- the kdsA gene encoding 3-deoxy-8-phosphooctulonate synthase — MPQNPVTIGNVQCGTNLPLVFIAGPCVIESEELVLTTAKQLAEIASKENLPLIFKCSFDKANRTSVDSFRGPGLDKGLAILAKVKQETGLEVTTDIHEPSQAAPAAEVCRILQIPAFLARQTDLLEEASKAALKHGGVVNIKKPQFVAPEDCIHAVKKCEAFGLDQLMLTERGTTFGYGRLVNDMRCIPIMHGMGTPVIFDATHSVQTPGGKSTGGQREMIPFLARAAVACGCDGIFAETHPDPSQALSDGPNMLPLSEFSQFAVQLQKFRTLVNEIGQPTDIPSGSK; from the coding sequence GTGCCTCAAAACCCCGTCACGATTGGTAACGTTCAATGTGGTACCAATCTCCCTCTCGTCTTTATTGCCGGCCCGTGTGTGATCGAAAGTGAAGAACTGGTCCTGACCACTGCGAAGCAACTGGCGGAAATTGCGTCGAAAGAAAACCTGCCGCTCATTTTCAAATGCAGTTTCGACAAAGCTAACCGTACCAGCGTCGACAGTTTCCGGGGGCCGGGTCTCGACAAAGGCCTGGCAATCCTGGCCAAGGTCAAACAGGAAACGGGGCTGGAAGTCACCACGGATATTCATGAACCGTCCCAGGCTGCGCCTGCTGCCGAGGTGTGCCGGATTCTGCAGATCCCGGCCTTCCTGGCACGGCAGACCGATCTGCTGGAGGAAGCCTCAAAAGCGGCATTGAAACATGGGGGAGTGGTCAATATTAAAAAGCCACAATTCGTAGCACCGGAAGACTGCATTCACGCGGTCAAGAAATGTGAAGCGTTCGGGCTGGACCAGCTGATGCTGACCGAGCGGGGAACCACCTTCGGCTATGGACGTCTGGTGAATGACATGCGGTGTATTCCCATTATGCACGGTATGGGAACCCCGGTGATTTTTGATGCCACTCACAGTGTACAGACGCCGGGTGGGAAATCGACGGGCGGACAACGGGAGATGATCCCGTTTCTTGCGAGAGCGGCTGTCGCCTGTGGTTGTGACGGCATTTTCGCGGAAACTCATCCCGACCCGTCTCAGGCACTCAGTGATGGGCCGAATATGCTGCCGCTGAGTGAATTTTCCCAATTTGCGGTTCAATTACAGAAATTCCGCACACTGGTTAATGAAATCGGGCAACCCACTGACATTCCATCTGGTTCAAAATAG
- a CDS encoding bile acid:sodium symporter family protein, with the protein MLAFFRRRWFLLCITLVIIFGVYSGHQGSEEVLSELKQFIRPSWLTAIVLFLMSLSLNSEHLLTSIRKPAPLMLSLATNIVLLPLIAWALLPLQLTPDFQVGLIIMACVPCTLCGASVWTRRAGGNDGISLMVTMITNGACFLTVPFWILLITSREIEFDRVAMVTKLFYAAMLPVVIGQILRLNPRVKLFADGITSKLGTVALVFVLFMVLLAAVQTGHGIKTSEVGISFAAVAIVWISCIVVHVSGFVSNMLLGKAFQFHPRDRIASAIAGSQKTLPIAVFVATDASMFGDAGIPSAVFPLLMFHTSQFFIDTILADRHREKYAMIEEDMLPAVEEQPVSACEQ; encoded by the coding sequence ATGCTTGCCTTCTTCCGTCGCCGCTGGTTTTTATTGTGTATCACACTGGTCATTATCTTTGGCGTCTATTCTGGCCATCAGGGATCTGAAGAAGTGCTGTCTGAACTGAAACAGTTCATTCGTCCTTCCTGGCTGACCGCAATCGTGTTATTTCTGATGTCGCTCAGTCTGAACTCAGAGCACCTGCTGACGTCCATTCGCAAACCCGCTCCACTGATGCTTTCACTGGCGACGAATATCGTTCTGCTTCCGTTAATCGCCTGGGCGCTGCTGCCATTGCAGTTGACGCCCGATTTTCAGGTGGGGCTGATCATCATGGCGTGCGTCCCGTGCACGTTATGCGGTGCCTCAGTCTGGACGCGCCGGGCCGGAGGCAACGACGGAATTTCCTTAATGGTCACCATGATCACCAATGGCGCCTGCTTTTTAACGGTGCCGTTCTGGATTTTGTTGATCACGTCACGTGAAATTGAATTTGATCGTGTCGCAATGGTGACGAAACTGTTCTACGCCGCCATGCTGCCAGTCGTGATCGGACAAATCCTGCGACTCAACCCGCGGGTTAAACTGTTCGCCGACGGGATCACCTCGAAGCTGGGAACTGTAGCTTTAGTGTTTGTATTGTTTATGGTCTTGCTCGCAGCAGTTCAGACAGGGCATGGCATCAAAACGTCCGAAGTCGGCATCTCATTCGCCGCGGTTGCGATTGTCTGGATCAGTTGCATTGTGGTCCATGTCAGCGGTTTCGTTTCCAACATGCTGCTGGGCAAAGCGTTTCAGTTTCATCCACGCGACCGGATCGCCAGTGCGATTGCCGGCAGTCAGAAAACGCTGCCGATCGCGGTGTTCGTCGCCACCGATGCCTCGATGTTCGGCGACGCGGGAATTCCCTCGGCCGTCTTTCCACTATTGATGTTCCACACATCCCAGTTCTTCATCGACACAATCCTGGCCGACCGGCACCGCGAAAAATACGCCATGATTGAAGAAGACATGTTGCCGGCGGTGGAAGAACAACCGGTTTCTGCCTGTGAACAGTAG
- a CDS encoding helix-turn-helix domain-containing protein, with product MPTHPARKQSVSNTASELSPDEISGQLSQRVRALRKERGWSLDSLSAACGVSRSMLSQIERGEANPTLAVTVRISQAFGIALGELVEAPISTSSIEVIRADDRTFHYRSDAECRIRTLSPLHLEKDVEFYEVLLHTGGKLNSAPHFKGTREFLTVEKGKIELQSGDDSTLLGPGDSASYRVDVPHSISNAGRGEAVIFLVVIYQN from the coding sequence ATGCCGACCCATCCCGCCAGAAAACAAAGTGTCTCCAACACTGCCTCAGAGCTTTCTCCCGATGAAATCTCCGGCCAGCTTTCGCAGCGTGTCCGCGCGTTGCGCAAAGAACGTGGCTGGTCACTCGATTCTCTCTCAGCTGCTTGTGGCGTGAGCCGCTCGATGCTCAGTCAGATCGAACGGGGCGAAGCGAATCCGACGCTGGCGGTCACCGTTCGCATCTCGCAGGCCTTCGGGATCGCACTGGGTGAACTGGTGGAAGCACCGATTTCCACATCCTCGATTGAAGTCATCCGCGCCGATGATCGGACCTTTCATTACCGTTCCGATGCCGAGTGCCGCATTCGTACGCTGTCCCCCTTGCATTTGGAAAAGGATGTCGAATTTTATGAGGTACTGTTACACACCGGCGGTAAATTGAACAGCGCACCACACTTCAAAGGCACGCGTGAATTCCTGACCGTCGAAAAGGGAAAGATCGAACTGCAGTCAGGCGACGACAGCACACTGCTCGGCCCGGGAGACTCCGCCAGCTATCGCGTCGACGTGCCTCACTCGATCAGCAACGCCGGACGCGGCGAAGCCGTCATCTTTCTGGTTGTGATTTATCAGAACTGA
- the tdh gene encoding L-threonine 3-dehydrogenase — protein MKALVKKESKPGLWLEEVPVPTIGINDVLIKVDRTGICGTDVHIYKWDDWAQKTIPVPMVVGHEFVGEIVEVGSNVADYTPGEIVSGEGHVVCGRCRNCFAGRRHLCAHTKGVGVNRPGAFAEYISLPMTNIWHHDESIDRDVASIFDPFGNAVHTALSFPVLGEDVLITGAGPIGVMAAAVVRHAGARHVVVTDVNPYRLDLALKMGATVALDVRAKTIADVQKELGMTEGFDVGLEMSGNPQAFRDMLDNMCHGGKIAMLGIPEKEIAIDWNIVVFNMLTIKGIYGREMYETWYKMTVMLQSGLDISPVITHRFHASDFEKGFEVMMTGKSGKVILDWNNI, from the coding sequence ATGAAAGCATTGGTCAAAAAAGAGTCAAAGCCGGGACTTTGGCTGGAAGAGGTTCCTGTTCCGACGATCGGGATCAATGATGTGCTGATCAAAGTCGACCGTACGGGCATCTGCGGCACCGACGTTCACATTTATAAATGGGACGACTGGGCACAGAAAACGATTCCGGTGCCGATGGTGGTCGGCCATGAATTTGTCGGCGAAATCGTGGAAGTCGGTTCCAATGTCGCCGACTACACGCCCGGTGAAATTGTGAGCGGCGAAGGGCACGTGGTTTGTGGCCGCTGTCGCAACTGCTTTGCCGGCCGGCGGCATCTGTGTGCCCATACCAAAGGGGTCGGCGTCAATCGCCCCGGCGCATTCGCCGAATATATCTCGCTGCCGATGACCAATATCTGGCACCATGATGAATCGATCGACCGCGACGTGGCTTCGATTTTTGATCCGTTCGGCAACGCCGTCCATACGGCGCTGTCGTTTCCGGTGTTGGGGGAAGACGTTTTAATCACCGGAGCCGGTCCGATTGGTGTGATGGCGGCAGCCGTCGTCCGCCATGCAGGAGCACGGCATGTTGTCGTCACCGATGTGAATCCGTATCGACTGGATCTGGCACTCAAGATGGGGGCGACCGTCGCATTGGATGTCCGCGCGAAAACAATTGCGGACGTACAAAAAGAGTTGGGAATGACCGAAGGCTTTGATGTCGGTCTGGAAATGTCGGGGAACCCGCAGGCCTTTCGTGACATGCTGGACAACATGTGTCACGGCGGCAAGATCGCCATGCTCGGCATCCCGGAGAAGGAAATCGCCATCGACTGGAACATCGTGGTATTCAACATGCTGACCATCAAAGGCATCTACGGTCGAGAAATGTATGAAACCTGGTATAAAATGACAGTGATGCTGCAGAGCGGCCTCGATATCAGTCCGGTGATTACACACCGATTCCATGCCAGCGATTTTGAAAAGGGATTTGAAGTCATGATGACTGGTAAATCGGGCAAAGTGATTCTGGACTGGAACAACATTTAA
- a CDS encoding glycine C-acetyltransferase has protein sequence MYGSFKQELEKTLASIREEGLYKSERIITTPQDAHIRVAEGEPVLNMCANNYLGLAEHPEVIAAAHAGLDRWGYGLSSVRFICGTQSIHKELESKLSSFLGTEDTILYTSCFDANGGLFETLLTAEDAIISDELNHASIIDGVRLCKAQRFRYKNNNMQDLEEQLKAAASARFRMIATDGVFSMDGYIANLPAICDLADKYDALVMVDDSHAVGFMGEHGKGTPEFHDVIERIDILTGTLGKALGGASGGYTSGRKEIIELLRQRSRPYLFSNSVAPSIVTASIKAIDLLTESTTLRDKLEANTKHFRTGISQVGFDVLPGEHPIVPIMLGDAALAAKVADALLQKGVYVIGFSFPVVPKGKARIRTQISAAHSIEDLDFAIEKFKEVKQDLGI, from the coding sequence ATGTATGGATCGTTCAAACAGGAACTGGAAAAAACGCTGGCCTCGATTCGTGAAGAGGGTTTATATAAATCCGAACGCATCATCACCACGCCACAGGATGCGCATATTCGCGTTGCCGAGGGCGAACCCGTTCTCAATATGTGCGCCAATAATTATCTCGGCCTGGCAGAACATCCCGAAGTGATCGCCGCCGCCCATGCGGGCCTGGATCGTTGGGGCTACGGGCTGTCTTCCGTCCGGTTTATTTGCGGGACGCAGTCGATTCATAAGGAACTCGAAAGCAAACTCAGTTCGTTTCTGGGAACCGAAGACACGATTCTGTATACGTCCTGTTTCGATGCAAACGGAGGTCTGTTTGAAACGCTGCTGACCGCGGAAGACGCCATTATTTCGGACGAATTGAATCATGCCAGCATTATCGATGGCGTGCGGTTATGCAAAGCGCAGCGGTTTCGTTACAAAAATAACAACATGCAGGACCTGGAAGAACAGCTCAAAGCAGCCGCGTCCGCCCGGTTCCGCATGATCGCAACAGACGGCGTGTTTTCGATGGACGGTTATATTGCCAATCTGCCGGCCATCTGTGATCTTGCCGATAAATACGATGCGCTGGTGATGGTCGACGATTCTCACGCGGTCGGCTTTATGGGCGAACACGGAAAAGGGACTCCTGAATTTCACGACGTGATCGAACGCATTGATATCCTGACGGGGACGCTGGGTAAAGCACTGGGCGGTGCCAGCGGAGGTTATACCAGTGGTCGCAAAGAGATCATTGAACTCTTGCGACAACGTTCGCGGCCTTATCTGTTCTCGAACTCCGTCGCCCCATCGATTGTAACCGCGTCAATCAAAGCCATCGACCTGTTGACCGAGTCCACAACTCTGCGCGACAAACTGGAAGCGAACACAAAGCATTTCCGCACCGGGATTTCGCAGGTCGGCTTCGATGTGCTGCCGGGCGAACATCCCATTGTACCCATCATGCTGGGCGATGCCGCTCTGGCGGCGAAGGTCGCGGATGCTTTGCTGCAGAAAGGCGTGTATGTCATCGGCTTCTCGTTCCCCGTCGTACCGAAAGGCAAAGCACGGATTCGAACGCAGATCTCCGCCGCGCATTCAATTGAAGACCTGGACTTTGCGATTGAGAAATTCAAAGAGGTGAAACAGGATCTGGGGATTTAG
- a CDS encoding MotA/TolQ/ExbB proton channel family protein, with product MSQYLSQLSGLSTFVIIAACGAHLFFFFVLWVWSRRDLKGIASSLDDFTRGLKHRSLLDSSGHLSDQIEAFLADVNETLDPKANPADRKILSERVHILDEKRRYLNSHFFETCYNICRTMIEAYPLAGVLGTILAMGAALQLNTGAETAGTISSIVSHFGDAIWSTFAGLAAAILLMFLNSILETSFLGLVENRQHVRDTVVRAKRELALASGGAASE from the coding sequence ATGTCACAGTATTTAAGCCAGTTATCAGGACTCTCCACCTTTGTGATCATCGCAGCGTGTGGGGCGCATCTGTTTTTTTTCTTTGTGCTCTGGGTCTGGTCCCGCCGCGATTTAAAAGGCATCGCTTCGTCACTCGATGATTTCACACGTGGCCTCAAACATCGCAGCCTGCTCGATTCCTCAGGACATCTTTCCGATCAGATCGAAGCCTTTCTGGCAGACGTCAATGAAACGCTCGACCCCAAAGCCAACCCGGCAGACCGGAAGATTCTTTCGGAGCGGGTGCATATTCTCGATGAAAAACGTCGTTATCTGAATTCGCATTTTTTCGAAACCTGCTACAACATCTGTCGTACGATGATTGAAGCGTATCCGCTGGCCGGCGTTCTGGGAACGATTCTGGCGATGGGGGCTGCTCTGCAGTTGAATACGGGCGCGGAAACCGCCGGTACTATCAGTTCCATCGTCAGCCATTTTGGCGACGCGATCTGGTCTACGTTTGCCGGGCTGGCCGCCGCCATTCTGCTTATGTTTCTCAACAGTATTCTGGAAACCTCATTTCTGGGACTGGTGGAAAACCGTCAGCATGTCCGCGACACCGTCGTGCGGGCCAAACGCGAACTCGCTCTGGCATCGGGAGGCGCCGCATCCGAATGA
- a CDS encoding 2,3-bisphosphoglycerate-independent phosphoglycerate mutase produces MPDLHALMKQLQKKNDSKIVLLVSDGLGGLPQEPGGKTELETANTPNLDELARKGTLGRSIPVLPGITPGSGPGHLGLFGYDPLQFNIGRGVLEALGIDFELGPDDVAIRGNFCSLDDQGNITDRRAGRIASEIGAALCEKLDKIEIPGVEVFVRHVKEYRLVIVLRAKGLGGDIHDTDPQRTGVPPIEPVGQNEASQKTAEICKEFLNQAAVILKDDHPANLLTMRGIAKMPEIPTFEEVYGTRAAAIAVYPMYRGLARLVSMDVQDAGQTLESQMDCLEKIWDDYDFFFVHYKYTDSTGEDGNFAAKVAKTEEVDTCIPRINALKPDVLVVTGDHSTPSKMKAHSWHPVPLLLSAENARFDACQSFGEAECIQGGLGQFEAKYLMSMIMAHAGRLEKYGA; encoded by the coding sequence ATGCCAGACCTTCACGCGTTAATGAAACAGCTGCAGAAAAAGAATGATTCCAAGATTGTTCTCTTAGTCTCTGATGGATTGGGCGGTCTGCCACAGGAACCGGGCGGAAAAACCGAATTGGAAACAGCCAACACTCCCAACCTGGATGAGCTCGCCCGCAAAGGAACCTTGGGACGCAGCATTCCCGTTCTGCCCGGCATCACTCCCGGCAGCGGACCCGGTCACCTGGGACTGTTCGGCTATGATCCCCTGCAGTTCAACATCGGTCGCGGCGTACTGGAAGCACTGGGTATCGATTTCGAATTAGGCCCCGATGACGTCGCCATTCGCGGCAACTTTTGTTCGCTGGATGACCAGGGAAATATTACCGACCGCCGTGCAGGCCGTATCGCCAGTGAAATTGGTGCCGCCCTCTGCGAAAAGCTCGACAAAATCGAAATTCCCGGCGTCGAAGTCTTTGTCCGTCACGTCAAAGAATACCGGCTGGTGATCGTACTGCGTGCTAAGGGGCTCGGCGGAGACATCCACGACACCGACCCGCAGAGAACCGGAGTTCCCCCGATTGAACCCGTGGGGCAGAATGAAGCCTCTCAAAAGACCGCGGAAATCTGTAAAGAATTTCTGAATCAGGCCGCCGTCATTTTGAAAGACGATCATCCCGCGAACCTGTTGACGATGCGTGGCATTGCCAAGATGCCGGAGATCCCGACGTTCGAAGAAGTCTACGGCACCCGTGCCGCTGCGATTGCCGTCTATCCCATGTATCGCGGACTGGCCCGTCTGGTCAGCATGGATGTACAGGACGCTGGTCAGACACTGGAGTCACAGATGGACTGCCTGGAAAAAATCTGGGACGACTACGATTTCTTTTTCGTGCATTACAAGTACACCGACTCCACTGGTGAAGACGGCAACTTCGCCGCGAAGGTCGCGAAGACGGAAGAAGTTGACACGTGCATTCCCCGCATCAATGCGTTGAAGCCGGATGTGCTGGTTGTCACCGGCGATCATAGTACTCCCTCCAAAATGAAAGCACACAGCTGGCATCCTGTGCCCTTGTTGTTGTCGGCTGAAAATGCCCGGTTCGACGCCTGCCAGAGTTTTGGCGAAGCAGAGTGCATTCAGGGGGGCTTAGGCCAGTTCGAAGCCAAGTACCTGATGTCGATGATCATGGCTCACGCCGGCCGTCTGGAAAAATATGGTGCGTAA
- a CDS encoding glycosyltransferase family 4 protein produces MPEPSSKKLHVAIITSGGAGMFCGACMHDNTWTRAMINQGAEATLIPTYTPIRVDEQNMTGSPVFLGGINVYLNYRSRLWRRLPRFMKHWLNTPWIINLATSFGVSNDAHELGALTVTLLEGEQGPELMEIEELAQFVGDQLKPDVVCLSNALLSGTIKTIKQHFQGPVYCVLQGDDVFLEELGEPYRGRSLELIRQNVQQLDGVLVHSDYYRDFMSKYLDLPVDHFQKMLLGIDLKGHDGTPNESQHEPFTIGFFARICKEKGLHNVVQAFELFHKKYPDSRLCVGGFLGKESEAYFQETTQPLAALNEAYQYWGSPDTREEKVAFYKSLSVLSVPTDYHEPKGLFVLEAMANGVPVVQPAHGAFPELIEKTEGGLLVPPGDPQALADAWEKLYQDKDYRRKLAQQGYERVRQFYSAELMAEESLQFFQQVVENSGFAQNEPQLTPEP; encoded by the coding sequence ATGCCAGAACCATCCAGTAAAAAATTGCACGTCGCCATTATCACCTCGGGGGGAGCCGGGATGTTTTGTGGTGCCTGCATGCATGATAATACCTGGACCCGGGCGATGATCAACCAGGGAGCCGAGGCGACCCTGATTCCCACCTACACGCCGATCCGCGTCGATGAACAGAACATGACCGGTTCGCCCGTCTTTCTGGGGGGCATCAATGTCTATCTGAATTATCGTTCCCGACTCTGGCGGCGGTTGCCTCGCTTCATGAAGCACTGGCTGAATACGCCCTGGATCATCAATCTGGCGACCAGTTTTGGTGTCAGCAACGATGCTCACGAACTGGGCGCGCTGACAGTCACCCTGTTGGAAGGGGAACAGGGTCCGGAACTGATGGAAATCGAAGAGCTGGCGCAGTTCGTCGGAGATCAACTGAAGCCGGATGTGGTCTGCCTGAGCAATGCGTTGCTGTCGGGCACGATCAAAACCATCAAACAGCATTTTCAGGGTCCCGTGTATTGTGTCCTGCAAGGCGACGATGTCTTTCTGGAAGAGCTGGGCGAACCGTATCGCGGCCGCTCTCTGGAACTGATTCGTCAGAACGTACAACAGCTGGACGGCGTGCTGGTTCACAGCGATTACTACCGGGACTTTATGTCGAAGTATCTTGATTTACCCGTGGATCATTTTCAGAAAATGCTGCTTGGTATCGATCTCAAAGGCCACGACGGAACGCCGAATGAGAGTCAGCATGAACCCTTTACGATCGGTTTCTTCGCCCGGATCTGTAAAGAAAAAGGGCTCCACAACGTGGTACAGGCGTTTGAACTGTTTCACAAAAAATATCCCGACAGCCGCCTGTGTGTGGGCGGGTTTTTAGGGAAAGAAAGCGAAGCCTATTTTCAGGAAACCACACAGCCGCTTGCTGCCCTGAATGAGGCGTATCAATACTGGGGCAGTCCCGATACGCGGGAAGAGAAAGTCGCCTTCTACAAGAGTCTTTCAGTGCTGTCGGTTCCAACCGATTATCATGAACCCAAGGGGCTGTTTGTGCTGGAAGCGATGGCCAATGGTGTGCCCGTTGTCCAGCCCGCACACGGTGCGTTTCCGGAACTCATCGAGAAGACCGAAGGGGGCCTGCTGGTGCCTCCCGGCGATCCACAGGCACTCGCTGATGCGTGGGAGAAGCTGTATCAGGACAAAGACTATCGCAGGAAACTGGCGCAACAGGGCTACGAACGTGTTCGTCAGTTCTATAGCGCGGAATTGATGGCTGAGGAAAGCCTGCAGTTTTTCCAGCAGGTGGTCGAAAACTCCGGTTTTGCGCAGAACGAACCGCAATTGACGCCCGAGCCTTGA
- a CDS encoding type 1 glutamine amidotransferase gives MFQQIRYLLLQVRNSDDPMRGQEVNCFAKALAANVSQIAVFDLLGGPLLETDLVKSDVILIGGSGHYSAAGEGRWLDVALESLRVVHDSRKPTFASCWGFQAMARAMGGQVVHDINRAEIGVHHVALTEVGKADPVFGPSGAVLQGLMGHEDTVIELPPGTELLASTDRVENQAYRFLDRPIYCTQFHPELDRDSFLGRLNTYPEYVEKIAGLSLEEFRHSIHDTPETTALLKRFVEQIAPLNLNQT, from the coding sequence ATGTTTCAACAAATTCGTTATCTCTTATTACAGGTTCGCAATTCCGATGATCCGATGCGTGGTCAGGAAGTGAACTGCTTTGCCAAAGCGCTGGCTGCGAATGTCAGTCAAATCGCGGTCTTTGATCTTTTAGGCGGCCCCCTTCTGGAAACGGATCTGGTCAAGTCGGATGTCATTTTGATCGGGGGCAGCGGCCACTATTCTGCTGCCGGCGAAGGACGCTGGCTGGATGTGGCTCTGGAAAGTCTGCGGGTCGTGCATGATTCGCGCAAGCCGACATTTGCGTCTTGCTGGGGATTTCAGGCCATGGCCCGGGCGATGGGCGGACAGGTGGTTCACGATATCAATCGAGCCGAAATCGGCGTGCATCATGTTGCCCTCACCGAAGTCGGCAAAGCAGATCCGGTATTTGGTCCTTCAGGAGCCGTGCTGCAAGGTCTGATGGGACATGAAGATACAGTGATCGAACTGCCGCCGGGTACGGAGCTGCTGGCGTCAACCGATCGGGTGGAAAATCAGGCGTATCGATTTCTGGACCGTCCGATTTATTGCACTCAGTTTCATCCGGAACTGGATCGTGATTCATTCCTCGGGCGGCTGAATACCTATCCCGAGTATGTCGAAAAAATCGCTGGACTTTCGCTGGAAGAATTTCGCCATTCGATTCATGATACTCCAGAAACCACTGCTTTATTAAAACGCTTTGTTGAACAAATTGCGCCTCTGAATTTGAATCAAACCTGA
- a CDS encoding protein tyrosine phosphatase family protein: MFIHQTIKVILLAGLLTCSTPLFGESNPATSTKNLKKLEMGTISPLHRSDQIYLAGQPMQTDFDLIQKTGVKTILNLRPMTEQRWDEGSYLKMLELDYINIPFRAPDTLTPAVFDQCRKILNDKSKHPVVVHCASANRVGAIWLTHRVLDDGISFDAALKEARQVGLKTPGYIERAKAYIAAQAKSE, translated from the coding sequence ATGTTCATTCATCAGACGATCAAGGTGATTCTGTTAGCCGGCCTGTTGACCTGCTCTACTCCGCTCTTCGGCGAATCCAACCCAGCGACCTCTACCAAGAATCTCAAAAAGCTTGAAATGGGGACGATCTCTCCTCTGCATCGTAGCGACCAGATTTATCTGGCCGGTCAACCCATGCAAACCGATTTTGACCTGATTCAAAAAACGGGTGTGAAAACGATCCTCAATTTACGCCCCATGACCGAACAACGGTGGGACGAAGGCTCCTATTTAAAAATGCTGGAGCTGGATTATATCAATATTCCATTTCGGGCACCTGACACACTGACGCCCGCAGTCTTCGATCAATGTCGTAAAATTCTGAACGACAAATCCAAGCATCCCGTAGTCGTGCATTGTGCCTCTGCGAATCGGGTCGGCGCCATCTGGTTGACCCACCGCGTGTTGGACGACGGCATCAGTTTCGATGCGGCATTAAAAGAAGCACGGCAGGTCGGCCTGAAAACGCCGGGCTACATCGAACGCGCCAAAGCCTACATCGCCGCACAGGCGAAGTCGGAATAA
- a CDS encoding DUF7710 domain-containing protein, which yields MLQEEKHTMWVFHGASAQFAIGVFSSREKAETWINRHQLIGVLTRYPVDTGVYDWAIETGMFSPQKEYQTGAKFIGRFTSASQEHFHYESGIEEGGG from the coding sequence TTGTTACAGGAAGAGAAGCATACGATGTGGGTCTTTCATGGTGCCTCGGCGCAATTCGCCATTGGTGTTTTTTCCTCCAGGGAAAAAGCCGAGACGTGGATCAACCGGCATCAACTGATAGGAGTCCTGACGCGCTATCCGGTTGATACCGGCGTCTATGACTGGGCAATCGAAACGGGGATGTTCAGTCCTCAAAAGGAGTACCAGACTGGCGCCAAATTTATCGGCAGATTTACAAGCGCGAGCCAGGAGCATTTTCATTACGAGTCGGGAATCGAGGAAGGCGGAGGTTAG